Genomic DNA from Prunus persica cultivar Lovell chromosome G1, Prunus_persica_NCBIv2, whole genome shotgun sequence:
TGAATGTAGACTTAGCAATAATGGTGGCTAATTAGAAGGTTTCCATATGGAAGCCCATACTGCAGGTTCCTCTTTCCATGTTAAATAGACTCCTGTTTGATCAATATCTTCTCCTTGTGGTGGTAGCACCAGCGCCCAACCGGCTCGGTACCTCTTTAGCAACGCTTTGACATCATCCACAACGTCGTCGCTAAACCCAAATGGTGAAAATGCCTCCTTCAGCCTCTCAGACCATTGGCTTCCTCTCTCCCTTCTCTCACATTCCCCACCACCATTTTTGTCATCATGATCATGGTGATCgcaacccaaaaccctaactATGCTTCTTGAGCACTCCCTCTCTAGCATCAACCTTTCATTGCTGGTTGGGACAAAGCTTTCCTCTAGCATGTCAAAGTATAATGTGTAAAACCTAAGGCACTCTTCAAAGCACTTGACAAAGTCATGGTTTACTGATGAGCTGAAAAgatctgcttcttcttcaacaacCGTCACAACTCGAGGCCTTAGCGATTGGAACATTCGGATCACAGCCCCTCtttcttcaacttcaattcTTCTTAAGGCCCCAATGCAGTTCACAGCAATAGCCTCATCCTCCTGAACACCTAGATCCTCTTTTGTGAGCTCTCCCAAATTATTTAGCCCACTGATCACATTAATCTCAAAGGGAACTCCCATTAACCTAGCAAACTTCTCCATTCTTTGGCCTATTTCCTTCATCACCGACTTGACTATGTTCGCTGTTACCACGACCGTGAGCTTTAAATGCGGCGTCTCATCGTTTCTTGTGGCCAAAGCTTCTAGCAAAGTAGGCCATTGGGTGCAAAGGGTATTGCTTATATCAATTATGTGAAGTTTGGTCTCTCCATCCAAGGCTTCTAATATGGCACCGTTTGAAGCCACATGACCAAAAGTCGTCCATGGGCTTACCTCTTGGAACTTTAGTATTAACTTCCTGGCTGAATCAAAGGAGTGGCTCTTTTCAGCTACAGAGGTTAGGGTTTTGTAGCATCGGAGACCGGAGTCTGTGGCCTTGCAAAAGAGAGCTTGCAGAAAATAAGAGGCTAGCTTCTGCTCACAATCCCCATAAGGAGAAGCCAGCTCATTCAACATCCATAGAAGGTGATTGATTTTAGAAGAGTCTTTCTCTGAGACTGCCCTTGCACACTCCATAAGAAGCCTAGATGCCCATTTCGTGCCGGCCGGACAAGGCTCGCTGGACCCCGATGAACGGCTTGTTGATGTGTGACTATTCTGGGGCTGGTTGGTGCTTTGCATGTCTATGGCTGCCAGACCATTGATCTTGATCTGGTTGGAGTACTGCTGCAGAAAGTTTGCTTCTTTATTATTGgtagagaaaagagagatgtcCATGGCTTACTTTAATTACTTTTGAAGCAGCAAAGCCCCTTTGGTGCTAAGACTGTGAACCACCTAATTTGCAGACCTCTCTACCTCTATCTCATCTGAACTCAGAATTGGCCAGGATATAGAAAGCAATACTATTATATTACAAGTCTTTTTcatcctaattaattaattatttaattaatttaattattatatgtGGCTTGTCTTCGACAAGtatattttaaaatctgaGAGTACACATAATTTTTAAGTTGGGCCATATTTTTATTAGCAGCAATAGTGACAATGGGCAAGTACATGAcatatgaaatttgaacaaACTATATAGGGATGCCCATCTCAAGAATagacaaccatatataatgcTTGGTATAAAAAGGTTAAACACCTGGCAAGTATCAGGTTCAAAATGGGGACTTAGTTCAAATGGCACAACTCTTTTTTGACTACGCATGGCGGCTGCAAATGACCAACgcaataaaaattgaaattaaaagctCATAATGATTTTTTTCACAAAGCGTTATTCTAATTACTTTACTGTATGGGGAGGGACGGATTGAATTAGGATGCAAAGGGGCAGTTGTGTTACTTTGGCCAACAGACTTAACTTATATCTGGACAAATGTCTATTCATTAGCTTGAGTGATAACGATATGAAAACTATTTTGATAGGGTTACTATTCAATTAAGTCAGGTTAGACATACACTTCTCTGTCAATACCCGTGTCTTTGttaaaaatggaaattaaaatatgataaGGTAGATGTCATCATAAATATACAATAATAATCATTGACATGGAAGTTTTGGACAGGAATAAAACACTTGTTCCCCTAATTAAATATGTGTTCCCCTAATTAAATATGTGTGTAGAATCCTTATATTGCTCAGAAGCAACTGGATCAAGTTAAGGGAAAGACAACAAACATCACATTTTCTTCTACTCTATCAAACAAAGAGATGATGATAAAGGCTATGTCACATGAAATCAACAGTATTATAAATGCGGCTAAGTTTTATCAGATTTTGCCAAACTTTGATatcagattttctttttctttttcttctttttttgagaATATATACCATCCCTTTTTAGTTTGGTGTAGCTTCTATGACGATTAATTTTATAATCTATATGCATATTCACATTATGATGCATTGCAATGAAAGTCTAAAATTGATCACAACAAGAACTCGTTAGAAAACTCAGGCATGTGCCTGCGATACTCAAGATCATACCGAAAGTCTaagttgagtccaaaattgaaaactaaaacatctTCATACCATTCCAGGCTTCCAGCTGAACATATTGAGTTCGTTgtatcaaatttcaaatttattgaCTATATTGTGTTCGTTGTTTACTTAAGCACAATTAGATAATCAAATAGTTAATTTGCTTGATCttgattttttgtaaggatgatcacCTCTAAGAAATGACTCGAAAGACGAACAATTTCAATAATTGAACTGCAATGTTATTAATCAGAGGAATTTCTTTATCCCTcaacttctttctttattcTGATGTTCTTTGCTCATGGCATTTTGATGTCAATTCAATCCTTCTCTCGGCTAataatttctttattcttaGCATTCCTAATCCAATCTTGTACCTAACTGATTTAAAGTTGTGAATTTTCCTCCCAACATATAGATTAAGTAGTTGAACTCGAATTGGCAATGTATGTTTAAAAATGTTGGTAAGACATCACAATGTAGACATTTAAAATGAGACCTTCCAATTTATTGAgcaagagaaaaataagtaccGAAGAACCATTACGAACTTTTCTTATGtgtataacttt
This window encodes:
- the LOC18793557 gene encoding protein SHORT-ROOT gives rise to the protein MDISLFSTNNKEANFLQQYSNQIKINGLAAIDMQSTNQPQNSHTSTSRSSGSSEPCPAGTKWASRLLMECARAVSEKDSSKINHLLWMLNELASPYGDCEQKLASYFLQALFCKATDSGLRCYKTLTSVAEKSHSFDSARKLILKFQEVSPWTTFGHVASNGAILEALDGETKLHIIDISNTLCTQWPTLLEALATRNDETPHLKLTVVVTANIVKSVMKEIGQRMEKFARLMGVPFEINVISGLNNLGELTKEDLGVQEDEAIAVNCIGALRRIEVEERGAVIRMFQSLRPRVVTVVEEEADLFSSSVNHDFVKCFEECLRFYTLYFDMLEESFVPTSNERLMLERECSRSIVRVLGCDHHDHDDKNGGGECERRERGSQWSERLKEAFSPFGFSDDVVDDVKALLKRYRAGWALVLPPQGEDIDQTGVYLTWKEEPAVWASIWKPSN